A DNA window from Staphylococcus warneri contains the following coding sequences:
- a CDS encoding RNA-binding protein, producing the protein MDIYQHFRKEEQSLIDILIDKCEQAERHYSPVLTTFLDPRGQYILEVISGSYDDLKVHFNGGPRAERQRAVIAPSYYEPDESDFELTLIEIHYPEKFVTIQHQHVLGTLMSLGIDRNQLGDIIVGERIQFVLTKALESFIMLEFTRIKGATIKLNSIPLEDMIQSEENWKIQSSTVSALRLDVVLKDMIHKSRSIAKQLIEKKRVKVNHTIIDSPDFQLEMNDLLSIQGFGRAQVTDIGGRTKKDKIHITYHTLFK; encoded by the coding sequence ATCGATATTTATCAACATTTTCGAAAAGAAGAACAAAGCTTGATTGATATTTTAATTGATAAATGTGAACAAGCTGAACGGCACTATTCGCCTGTGCTAACCACATTCTTAGATCCAAGAGGGCAATATATTTTAGAAGTGATTAGTGGCAGTTATGACGATTTGAAAGTACATTTTAATGGTGGACCGAGAGCAGAACGACAACGTGCCGTGATTGCACCATCATATTATGAACCAGATGAAAGTGACTTTGAACTCACATTAATTGAAATACATTATCCTGAAAAGTTTGTAACTATTCAACATCAACACGTTTTAGGTACGCTGATGTCTTTAGGAATTGATAGAAATCAACTTGGTGATATCATTGTTGGGGAACGTATTCAATTTGTTTTGACAAAAGCATTAGAATCATTTATTATGTTAGAATTCACTAGAATCAAAGGTGCTACAATTAAACTTAATTCTATTCCGTTGGAAGATATGATACAATCAGAAGAGAATTGGAAGATTCAAAGTTCAACAGTGAGTGCACTTAGACTTGATGTCGTATTAAAAGATATGATTCATAAATCAAGATCTATTGCGAAACAACTTATAGAGAAGAAGAGAGTCAAAGTAAATCATACCATTATTGATTCACCAGATTTTCAATTAGAAATGAATGACTTACTTTCCATACAAGGATTCGGAAGAGCTCAAGTAACCGATATTGGTGGAAGAACGAAAAAAGATAAAATACACATAACCTATCATACATTATTTAAATAG
- a CDS encoding YggT family protein, with protein MDIGLLNTIFQFIIWIVQIYYFGMIVYFFTSWVPSIRESKFGEILGKIYEPFLEPFRKIIPPIGMIDISSIAAIIVLVLFQRGLVTIFNMILAYLAR; from the coding sequence ATGGATATTGGATTACTTAATACAATTTTCCAATTTATCATTTGGATCGTCCAAATTTATTATTTTGGTATGATTGTATATTTCTTTACATCTTGGGTACCAAGTATACGTGAATCTAAATTTGGTGAAATACTAGGTAAAATTTATGAACCATTTTTAGAACCATTTAGAAAAATCATTCCACCTATTGGAATGATTGATATTTCATCAATTGCTGCTATTATAGTTTTAGTTTTATTCCAAAGAGGACTAGTAACTATTTTTAACATGATTTTAGCTTATTTAGCGAGATAG
- a CDS encoding cell division protein SepF yields MSPLALKDLFNGFFVVEDEEEVEVPEEREPERDRKPEREVESPKEPVQQPAASKTSAIKSVPQKSTTRYNTTSEERNYRMSNNSKSNTRNVVTMNNNVQSNYATQESSKMCLFEPRVFSDTQDIADELKNRRATLVNLQRIDKVSAKRIIDFLSGTVYAIGGDIQRVGTDIFLCTPDNVEVAGSITDHIENMEQHYE; encoded by the coding sequence GTGAGCCCCTTGGCTTTAAAAGATTTATTTAATGGATTTTTTGTTGTTGAAGATGAAGAAGAAGTAGAAGTACCAGAAGAACGTGAACCTGAGCGTGATCGTAAACCAGAACGTGAAGTAGAATCGCCAAAAGAACCTGTACAACAACCAGCTGCATCTAAAACAAGTGCGATTAAATCTGTACCTCAAAAAAGTACAACAAGATATAATACAACTTCTGAAGAAAGGAATTATCGTATGAGTAATAATTCTAAATCGAATACTAGAAATGTTGTAACAATGAATAATAACGTTCAATCAAATTATGCTACACAAGAAAGTTCAAAAATGTGTTTATTTGAACCACGAGTTTTCTCAGATACACAAGATATTGCAGATGAATTAAAAAATCGCCGTGCAACATTAGTTAACTTACAAAGAATCGACAAAGTTTCAGCAAAACGTATCATTGATTTCTTAAGTGGTACTGTATATGCCATTGGTGGCGATATCCAACGTGTAGGTACTGATATTTTCTTATGTACACCTGATAACGTCGAAGTTGCCGGTAGTATTACAGATCATATTGAAAACATGGAGCAACATTACGAATAA
- a CDS encoding YggS family pyridoxal phosphate-dependent enzyme, translating to MKDNLAQINLEINEHREKSNISTQPNVIAVTKYVTIERAKEAYQAGIRHFGENRLEGFKEKKEALPKDAVLHFIGSLQSRKVKDVINDVDYFHALDRMSLAKEINKRAEHTISCFLQVNVSGESSKHGISLDEVNAFIEEIKQFENIKIVGLMTMAPYTDDNAYIQSLFRKLRTKRDEIKKLNLEYAPCEELSMGMSNDYPIAIEEGATFVRIGTKLVGE from the coding sequence GTGAAAGATAATCTCGCTCAAATCAATTTAGAAATCAATGAGCATAGAGAAAAAAGTAACATTTCAACACAGCCTAACGTGATTGCAGTAACAAAGTATGTTACAATAGAGCGAGCTAAAGAAGCTTATCAAGCTGGAATTCGACATTTTGGAGAAAATAGACTTGAAGGGTTCAAAGAGAAGAAAGAAGCATTACCAAAAGATGCAGTGCTTCATTTTATCGGTTCTTTGCAATCTAGAAAGGTTAAAGATGTCATCAATGATGTTGATTATTTTCATGCTTTAGATAGAATGAGTTTAGCTAAAGAAATTAATAAGCGTGCCGAGCATACAATATCTTGTTTCTTACAAGTGAATGTTTCAGGTGAATCATCCAAACATGGGATTAGTTTAGATGAAGTGAATGCTTTTATTGAAGAAATTAAACAATTTGAAAATATAAAAATAGTCGGTTTAATGACGATGGCACCATATACGGATGATAATGCGTATATTCAGTCATTGTTTAGAAAATTGCGAACAAAAAGAGATGAAATTAAAAAACTCAATTTAGAATATGCACCGTGTGAAGAATTGTCGATGGGGATGAGTAATGACTATCCAATAGCAATTGAAGAAGGTGCAACATTTGTGAGAATTGGGACTAAACTTGTAGGAGAATAG
- the pgeF gene encoding peptidoglycan editing factor PgeF, translated as MTEKFIKQNHFLAYKDDKMTHTTLGFTTREGGLSMYPEKAFNMARYVDDRQDNITQHQNILANMIGFPRSEWVFPIQTHENKVAKITSDDKGVNIDAITNGLHGIDGLYTYEPNILLTMCYADCVPVYFYSEKHHYVGLAHAGWRGTYGEIVKEMVRHIDFDVTDLNVVIGPATSNSYEINDDIKMKFETLDIDTTQFIETRDSDRHGIDLKKANSLLLQSVGVPESNIYITDYATSENLDYFFSYRVEKGQTGRMLAFIGRKQGDS; from the coding sequence TTGACTGAAAAATTTATAAAACAAAATCATTTTTTAGCATATAAAGACGATAAAATGACACATACTACCCTTGGTTTTACTACACGTGAGGGTGGCTTAAGTATGTATCCTGAAAAAGCATTTAATATGGCTAGATATGTAGATGATCGACAAGACAACATTACACAACATCAAAACATTTTAGCTAATATGATAGGCTTCCCACGAAGTGAGTGGGTTTTTCCGATACAAACACATGAGAATAAAGTTGCTAAAATAACATCAGATGATAAAGGTGTAAACATTGATGCTATTACAAATGGTTTACATGGTATAGATGGATTGTATACATATGAGCCCAATATATTATTAACGATGTGTTACGCAGATTGTGTACCCGTTTATTTCTATAGTGAGAAACATCATTATGTTGGACTTGCACATGCTGGTTGGCGGGGCACTTACGGAGAAATCGTTAAAGAGATGGTTCGACATATTGATTTTGATGTTACGGATTTAAATGTTGTTATTGGTCCGGCTACATCCAATTCATATGAAATTAATGATGATATTAAAATGAAATTTGAAACGCTAGATATTGATACAACTCAATTTATAGAAACACGTGATAGTGATAGACACGGCATTGATTTGAAAAAGGCCAACTCTCTTTTATTACAAAGTGTAGGTGTACCGGAAAGTAATATTTATATTACAGATTATGCTACATCTGAAAACCTGGATTATTTCTTTTCTTATAGAGTGGAAAAAGGACAAACTGGACGAATGTTAGCATTTATAGGAAGAAAGCAAGGTGATTCATAA
- the ftsZ gene encoding cell division protein FtsZ: MLEFEQGFNHLATLKVIGVGGGGNNAVNRMIDHGMNNVEFIAINTDGQALNLSKAESKIQIGEKLTRGLGAGANPEIGKKAAEESREQIEDAIQGADMVFVTAGMGGGTGTGAAPVVAKIAKEMGALTVGVVTRPFGFEGRKRQTQAAAGVESMKAAVDTLIVIPNDRLLDIVDKSTPMMEAFKEADNVLRQGVQGISDLIAVSGEVNLDFADVKTIMSNQGSALMGIGVSSGENRAVEAAKKAISSPLLETSIVGAQGVLMNITGGESLSLFEAQEAADIVQDAADEDVNMIFGTVINPELQDEIVVTVIATGFEDKPSSQGRKASSTGFGSSVNSASSTSSVGKEESISSSASSSSSDSVTERSHTTKDDDIPSFIRNREERRSRRTRR; the protein is encoded by the coding sequence ATGTTAGAATTTGAACAAGGATTTAATCATTTAGCGACTTTAAAAGTCATCGGTGTAGGTGGCGGCGGTAACAACGCTGTAAACCGTATGATTGACCACGGAATGAATAATGTAGAATTTATCGCTATTAATACGGATGGACAAGCTTTAAACTTATCTAAAGCCGAATCAAAAATCCAAATTGGTGAAAAATTAACTCGTGGATTAGGTGCTGGTGCTAACCCAGAAATCGGTAAAAAAGCTGCTGAAGAATCACGCGAACAAATTGAAGATGCAATCCAAGGTGCAGATATGGTATTCGTAACTGCAGGTATGGGTGGCGGTACTGGTACTGGTGCTGCTCCTGTAGTAGCTAAAATTGCTAAAGAAATGGGAGCGTTAACAGTTGGTGTTGTTACTCGTCCATTTGGTTTCGAAGGACGTAAACGTCAAACACAAGCTGCTGCCGGCGTTGAATCAATGAAAGCTGCTGTAGATACATTAATCGTTATTCCTAACGACCGTTTATTAGATATCGTAGACAAATCAACACCTATGATGGAAGCATTCAAAGAAGCTGACAACGTATTACGTCAAGGTGTACAAGGTATCTCTGATTTAATCGCAGTATCTGGAGAAGTTAACTTAGACTTTGCTGACGTTAAGACAATCATGTCTAACCAAGGTTCAGCATTAATGGGTATTGGTGTTTCTTCTGGAGAAAATAGAGCAGTAGAAGCAGCTAAAAAAGCAATTTCTTCACCATTACTTGAAACATCAATTGTTGGTGCTCAAGGTGTGCTTATGAATATTACTGGTGGCGAATCACTTTCATTATTCGAAGCACAAGAAGCTGCGGATATCGTTCAAGATGCTGCAGATGAAGATGTAAATATGATCTTCGGTACAGTAATCAATCCAGAATTACAAGATGAAATTGTAGTAACAGTAATTGCTACTGGATTTGAAGATAAACCATCATCTCAAGGTCGCAAAGCTTCTAGCACTGGATTTGGTTCAAGCGTAAATAGCGCTTCATCGACTTCTTCAGTTGGTAAAGAAGAATCAATCAGCAGTTCTGCATCAAGTTCATCTTCTGATAGTGTGACTGAAAGAAGTCATACGACTAAAGACGATGATATTCCAAGCTTCATCAGAAATAGAGAAGAAAGACGTTCTAGAAGAACAAGACGTTAA